In one Sphingomonas sp. AP4-R1 genomic region, the following are encoded:
- a CDS encoding VOC family protein, with the protein MRVDRLGHVNIRTPAFAETIAFYEACLGLRAGPAVSSQARPQNVWLHDEAGDPIIHVNGPIEGEAVHPHGGGSRLDHFALDCSGLDSCIARLDAQGVPYQRIRIAARGLTQLNITDPNGLKVELTFSDPDGDRPAPAK; encoded by the coding sequence ATGCGCGTCGACCGCCTTGGCCATGTGAACATCCGCACGCCCGCCTTCGCGGAGACGATCGCCTTCTACGAAGCCTGCCTTGGCCTGCGCGCCGGGCCCGCCGTCTCCTCGCAGGCGCGGCCGCAGAATGTGTGGCTGCATGACGAGGCGGGCGATCCGATCATCCATGTGAACGGGCCGATCGAGGGCGAGGCCGTCCACCCGCACGGCGGCGGCAGCCGGCTCGATCATTTCGCGCTGGATTGCTCGGGCCTCGACAGCTGCATCGCCCGGCTGGACGCGCAGGGCGTGCCCTATCAGCGCATCCGCATCGCGGCGCGCGGGCTCACCCAGCTCAACATCACCGATCCGAACGGGCTGAAGGTGGAGCTGACCTTCAGCGATCCAGATGGAGATCGGCCAGCCCCCGCGAAATGA
- a CDS encoding FadR/GntR family transcriptional regulator, with translation MNAQVGGKKAHGLAGHERLHSAVAREIAVAILTGGYRPGETLVGENGASEALGVSRAAYREAIRILVAKGLVESRPKTGTRVCPRSRWNLLDPDVLGWALENDPAPAFLRELFELRLTIEPRLAELAAERRSGDDLARMGAALLDMERHEPDSEAAEDADRRFHAALATAAGNELMGQLTATIGVSVGYVARTKRQAHEHRDSTGDHRLLMGAIEASDPREARAIAARIISRGLADLHLDR, from the coding sequence ATGAACGCGCAGGTGGGCGGCAAGAAGGCCCATGGGCTGGCCGGACACGAACGGCTGCACTCGGCCGTCGCGCGCGAGATCGCGGTGGCGATCCTGACCGGCGGCTATCGGCCGGGCGAAACTTTGGTGGGCGAGAATGGCGCGAGCGAGGCGCTGGGCGTCTCGCGCGCCGCCTATCGCGAGGCGATCCGCATCCTCGTGGCCAAGGGGCTGGTCGAGAGCCGCCCCAAGACGGGCACGCGCGTCTGCCCGCGCAGCCGCTGGAACCTGCTCGATCCCGACGTGCTGGGCTGGGCGCTGGAGAATGATCCGGCGCCCGCTTTCCTGCGCGAATTGTTCGAGCTGCGCCTGACGATCGAGCCGCGCCTCGCGGAACTGGCGGCGGAGCGGCGATCGGGTGACGATCTGGCGCGGATGGGCGCGGCCCTGCTCGATATGGAGCGGCACGAGCCGGACAGCGAGGCGGCCGAGGATGCGGATCGCCGCTTCCACGCCGCGCTGGCGACGGCGGCGGGCAACGAACTGATGGGGCAACTGACCGCCACGATCGGCGTCTCGGTCGGTTATGTCGCGCGCACCAAGAGGCAGGCGCACGAGCATCGCGATTCCACCGGCGATCACCGGCTGCTGATGGGGGCGATCGAAGCGTCCGACCCGCGGGAGGCGCGCGCGATCGCCGCGCGCATCATTTCGCGGGGGCTGGCCGATCTCCATCTGGATCGCTGA
- a CDS encoding ThuA domain-containing protein, which translates to MRIGSVIRTGLAGLAMLCGGGWLAAQTPAPMPQPGATAAIPPGTYAPGRRMPGYEDPYAGKKRVLLVADLHTGNQNAHDAVSHAMATLERITRAAGIVLYIRTDTEWVTKQEVWGTGDYAKGGRRQARGRNLKDFDAVVFYTNGDLDLSDEQKAALLGFVHDDGKGFVGIHTATATASKWPEYGAMIGAYFDNHPWGIVDAKVIVERPDAPEMKGYLKSPIVKDEHYQMMAPYDRANLDVLARIDTKSVDLKNPNVHRTDGDFPVAWIKDYGKGRVFYSGLGHSDASWDDPRQQTMFLEAIKWAAGVTDYPVRPHPLPGK; encoded by the coding sequence ATGCGGATCGGATCGGTCATACGGACGGGGCTGGCGGGCCTCGCGATGCTCTGCGGCGGCGGTTGGCTGGCGGCGCAGACTCCCGCTCCCATGCCGCAGCCAGGCGCCACCGCCGCGATCCCGCCGGGCACCTATGCGCCCGGCCGCCGCATGCCCGGCTATGAGGATCCCTATGCGGGCAAGAAGCGCGTGCTGCTCGTCGCCGATCTCCACACCGGCAACCAGAATGCGCATGACGCGGTGAGCCACGCCATGGCCACGCTGGAGCGGATCACGCGCGCGGCGGGCATCGTCCTCTACATCCGCACCGATACCGAATGGGTGACGAAGCAGGAGGTGTGGGGCACGGGCGATTATGCGAAGGGCGGCCGGCGTCAGGCGCGCGGTCGCAACCTGAAGGATTTCGACGCCGTCGTCTTCTACACCAACGGCGATCTCGATCTGTCGGACGAGCAGAAGGCGGCGTTGCTGGGCTTCGTGCATGACGACGGCAAGGGCTTCGTCGGCATCCATACCGCGACCGCGACGGCATCCAAGTGGCCCGAATATGGCGCGATGATCGGCGCCTATTTCGACAATCACCCCTGGGGCATCGTCGATGCGAAAGTGATCGTGGAGCGGCCCGACGCGCCGGAGATGAAGGGTTATCTGAAAAGCCCGATCGTGAAGGACGAGCATTATCAGATGATGGCGCCCTATGATCGCGCCAACCTCGACGTGCTGGCCCGGATCGATACCAAATCGGTCGATCTGAAGAACCCGAACGTCCACCGCACCGACGGCGATTTCCCGGTCGCGTGGATCAAGGATTACGGCAAGGGCCGCGTCTTCTATTCGGGCCTCGGCCATTCGGATGCCTCATGGGACGATCCGCGCCAGCAGACGATGTTCCTCGAGGCGATCAAGTGGGCGGCGGGCGTGACGGATTATCCGGTGCGGCCGCATCCTCTGCCTGGAAAATAG
- a CDS encoding MFS transporter — MSLATAPARATPRATRVRFTILALVTGATMLNYLDRAVMSVAAKPMTEELGITPAVLGVIFSAFSWTYAASQIPGGLLLDRLGTRLTYALSLTFWSAFTLLHGFANSIGTLIGLRFGLGVAEAPCYPCNSRILASWFPQTERAGATGVYSIGQYFGLAFMSPILFWIVAHWGWRSLFVLVGAIGIAYGLFWYAVYRDPTHAKRINEAERRHIAAGGGLESKVSPRFSWADMGRLFLKRQILGASIGQFCSNSALVFLITWFPTYLATERHMDFVKSGFFVALPYVTASAGVLLGGLLSDWLIRRTGSPTIGRKAPIVAGLLLISTILSLNFVEDNTILILIMSVATFGQGICNLGWTLISDVAPKSHIGLTSGIFNLCANIAGIVTPIVIGVVVQASGSFHGALAYIGAVALVGAASYIFIIGPVERLTLDEIPA, encoded by the coding sequence ATGAGCCTCGCGACAGCGCCCGCCCGCGCCACGCCTCGGGCCACCAGGGTCCGGTTCACCATCCTCGCGCTCGTGACGGGCGCGACGATGCTGAACTATCTGGATCGTGCCGTGATGAGCGTCGCGGCCAAGCCGATGACGGAGGAACTCGGCATCACCCCCGCCGTGCTGGGCGTGATCTTCTCGGCCTTCTCCTGGACGTACGCCGCCTCGCAGATACCGGGCGGCCTGTTGCTCGATCGGCTGGGCACGCGGCTCACTTATGCGCTGTCGCTCACTTTCTGGTCCGCCTTCACGCTGCTGCACGGCTTCGCCAATTCGATCGGCACGCTGATCGGGCTGCGCTTCGGCCTCGGCGTGGCGGAGGCGCCCTGCTACCCCTGCAACAGCCGCATCCTGGCGAGCTGGTTTCCGCAGACGGAGCGGGCGGGCGCCACCGGCGTCTACTCGATCGGCCAATATTTCGGCCTCGCCTTCATGAGCCCGATCCTGTTCTGGATCGTCGCGCACTGGGGCTGGCGCTCCCTGTTTGTGCTCGTGGGTGCGATCGGCATCGCCTACGGACTGTTCTGGTACGCGGTCTATCGCGATCCGACGCATGCGAAGCGGATCAACGAGGCCGAGCGTCGGCATATCGCGGCCGGCGGCGGGCTGGAGAGCAAGGTGTCGCCCCGTTTTTCGTGGGCCGATATGGGCCGGCTGTTCCTGAAGCGGCAGATCCTCGGCGCGTCGATCGGCCAGTTCTGCAGCAATTCGGCCCTGGTGTTCCTGATCACCTGGTTCCCCACCTATCTGGCCACCGAGCGCCACATGGATTTCGTGAAGTCGGGCTTCTTCGTGGCGCTGCCCTATGTGACGGCGTCGGCGGGCGTGCTGCTGGGCGGGCTGCTGTCGGACTGGCTGATCCGGCGGACGGGATCGCCCACCATCGGCCGCAAGGCGCCGATCGTGGCGGGGCTGCTGCTGATTTCCACGATCCTGTCGCTCAACTTCGTCGAGGACAATACGATCCTGATCCTGATCATGTCGGTGGCGACGTTCGGGCAGGGGATCTGCAATCTGGGCTGGACGCTGATTTCGGACGTGGCGCCCAAATCGCACATCGGCCTCACCAGCGGCATCTTCAATCTGTGCGCGAACATCGCCGGCATCGTCACGCCGATCGTGATCGGGGTGGTGGTGCAGGCGAGCGGCTCCTTCCACGGGGCGCTGGCCTATATCGGCGCGGTCGCACTGGTGGGGGCCGCCTCGTACATCTTCATCATCGGACCGGTGGAGCGCCTGACGCTCGACGAAATACCGGCATAA
- a CDS encoding type II 3-dehydroquinate dehydratase produces the protein MSGTIHVLNGPNLGLLGVREPEIYGTATLADLERECRAIAEPAGFDIVFKQTDAEHEMVHFFHAARVGAAGVVFNPAAFTYAAYPVLDALKMCDCPIVEVHISNIHRREAEWRSKSIMTQAVTGIVSGLGIDGYGLAVRHIIRLRSTQP, from the coding sequence ATGTCCGGTACGATCCACGTTCTGAATGGCCCCAACCTCGGTCTGCTCGGGGTGCGCGAGCCTGAAATCTACGGCACGGCGACGCTCGCCGATCTGGAGCGGGAATGCCGCGCCATCGCCGAGCCCGCCGGTTTCGACATCGTCTTCAAGCAGACCGATGCCGAGCATGAGATGGTGCATTTCTTTCACGCTGCACGCGTCGGCGCGGCGGGTGTCGTCTTCAATCCGGCCGCCTTCACCTATGCCGCCTATCCGGTGCTGGACGCGCTGAAGATGTGCGACTGCCCGATCGTGGAGGTCCATATCTCCAACATCCACCGGCGCGAGGCCGAGTGGCGCTCCAAGTCGATCATGACGCAGGCGGTGACGGGCATCGTCAGCGGCCTCGGCATCGACGGTTACGGGCTGGCGGTGCGCCACATCATCCGGCTGCGATCGACCCAGCCATGA
- a CDS encoding pyrroloquinoline quinone-dependent dehydrogenase, whose product MMRRSLSFAALLAAAVAMPALAADGTDWPTYGHDKGGARFTPLGEITPANVAKLAPAWTYHMKPAATAGEQAQGAGEAQQRAAEGVGMRRPRSRFSQSETTPIVVGNVMYLSTPYSRVVAIDATTGAEIWSREIPGPGQPSLRGVEYWPGDAKMGARILFGTRDGRLVALDAKTGAFAEGFGASGIVELKTPEILQGQPAGYYGMSSPPFVWRDLVITGSATPEFPAKGPAGDIRAWDVRTGKLVWTFHTVPRAGEPGFDTWEPGSAERRTGVNNWGFMTADAARGILYLPLGAPSFDRYGGDRKGDNLYGTSVVALDAATGKLKWHFQIVHHDIWDGDAEAAPALLEVKKGGKTIPAVGVVSKSGLFFVLDRLTGKPILPVEERPVPPSDVPGEKTSPTQPFPVATPPLVRTHFDPKTDIADVAPGLKDWCAKWIADNNMKSGDIYMPVAFNRTTISLPGLQGGANWGGMSYSAQLGLVFVNTNELGQVTSLVPAAAGSPLPYERGAPSARFSQPDTKLMCQAPPWGQLSAIDINTGKIAWHVPLGVSDNVPAENAKTGRPNIGGSIVTASGLVFIGASDDARFRAFDAKTGKEVWTVKLDASAHATPVSYRGADGRQYVTVVATGGSFLDSPINSDAVVAFALPK is encoded by the coding sequence ATGATGCGGCGCTCGCTCTCCTTCGCGGCGCTGCTGGCCGCCGCCGTCGCGATGCCTGCGCTGGCGGCCGACGGCACCGATTGGCCCACCTACGGGCATGACAAGGGCGGCGCGCGCTTCACGCCGCTGGGCGAGATCACGCCCGCCAACGTGGCGAAGCTCGCGCCCGCCTGGACCTATCATATGAAGCCCGCCGCCACGGCGGGGGAGCAGGCGCAGGGCGCGGGCGAAGCGCAGCAGCGCGCGGCGGAGGGCGTGGGCATGCGCCGCCCGCGCAGCCGCTTCTCGCAATCCGAGACGACGCCGATCGTGGTCGGCAACGTCATGTATCTCAGCACGCCCTATTCGCGCGTCGTGGCGATCGATGCGACGACGGGCGCGGAGATCTGGTCGCGCGAGATTCCGGGGCCGGGCCAGCCCTCGCTGCGCGGCGTGGAATATTGGCCGGGCGACGCGAAGATGGGCGCCCGCATCCTGTTCGGCACGCGCGACGGGCGGCTGGTGGCGCTGGACGCGAAGACCGGCGCCTTCGCGGAAGGCTTCGGAGCCAGCGGCATCGTCGAGCTGAAGACGCCGGAGATCCTGCAGGGCCAGCCGGCCGGCTATTATGGCATGAGTTCGCCGCCCTTCGTGTGGCGGGATCTCGTCATCACCGGCTCCGCCACGCCCGAATTTCCCGCGAAAGGGCCCGCAGGCGATATCCGCGCGTGGGATGTGCGGACGGGCAAGCTCGTCTGGACCTTCCACACCGTGCCCCGCGCGGGCGAGCCCGGCTTCGACACGTGGGAGCCCGGCAGCGCGGAGCGGCGGACCGGCGTGAACAATTGGGGCTTCATGACAGCGGATGCCGCGCGTGGCATCCTCTATCTGCCGCTCGGCGCGCCCAGCTTCGATCGCTATGGCGGCGACCGGAAGGGCGACAATCTCTACGGCACCTCGGTGGTCGCGCTGGATGCGGCGACGGGCAAGCTCAAATGGCATTTCCAGATCGTCCATCACGACATCTGGGACGGCGATGCCGAGGCGGCGCCCGCGCTGCTGGAGGTGAAGAAAGGCGGCAAGACGATCCCGGCGGTCGGCGTCGTCTCCAAGAGCGGATTGTTCTTCGTGCTGGATCGCCTGACCGGCAAGCCGATCCTGCCGGTCGAGGAGCGGCCGGTGCCGCCGAGCGACGTGCCGGGCGAGAAGACGTCGCCCACGCAGCCCTTCCCGGTCGCGACGCCGCCGCTCGTCCGCACCCATTTCGATCCAAAGACCGACATCGCCGATGTCGCCCCGGGCCTGAAGGACTGGTGCGCGAAGTGGATCGCGGACAACAATATGAAGTCCGGCGACATCTACATGCCCGTCGCCTTCAACCGGACGACGATCAGCCTGCCCGGCCTGCAGGGCGGCGCGAACTGGGGCGGCATGTCCTACAGCGCGCAGTTGGGCCTCGTCTTCGTCAACACGAACGAGCTGGGGCAGGTGACCTCCTTGGTGCCCGCCGCCGCCGGATCGCCTCTGCCCTATGAGCGCGGCGCGCCCAGCGCGCGCTTCTCCCAGCCCGACACGAAGCTGATGTGTCAGGCACCGCCCTGGGGTCAGCTCAGCGCGATCGATATCAACACCGGCAAGATCGCCTGGCACGTGCCGCTGGGCGTGAGCGACAACGTGCCCGCCGAGAACGCCAAGACCGGCCGCCCCAATATCGGCGGATCGATCGTCACGGCGAGCGGTCTCGTCTTCATCGGCGCGTCGGACGATGCGCGCTTCCGCGCCTTCGATGCGAAGACGGGCAAGGAAGTGTGGACGGTGAAGCTCGATGCCTCGGCCCATGCCACCCCCGTTTCCTATCGGGGCGCGGATGGCCGCCAATATGTTACGGTCGTCGCGACGGGGGGCTCTTTCCTCGATAGCCCGATCAACAGCGACGCCGTCGTCGCCTTTGCGCTGCCCAAGTAA
- a CDS encoding carboxylesterase/lipase family protein, giving the protein MRKVLASLLAASLLASTSAPAAMNPIGGDPVTIDSGRVSGTMLSSGVRAYLGIPFAEPPVGQLRWAAPKPVKWDGIFNADRKGPECIQVLRPHNINHYFGEEPSSEDCLYMNVWTPPAAKPGAKLPVIVFIYGGGFTIGSSGMANYDGENVAKAGAVYVNFNYRVGAMGFLAHPELTAEQGGHSGNYALMDQALALKWIHDNIDKFGGDPAKVLIMGQSAGARSVALQMFNPMARGLFRAAVMSSGCNFVGESQLGGTMMTLPEAEKVGLAYQEKLGAKNLEDLRALPADKILSVQSETQVGARVEGVRIQGAIVDGYVLPRQNFEMLASGDIARVPIIASYNSDDIDAGMSPLSRVKTVAEYKATVEKLYGPNAEAYLKAFPIATDAEVPALAKRYATMAGLEKSSRQCALAMQKLGVNGYVDEYTRKHPYAPGVKIADQNIETVGAYHTADMPYWLNTLDKYNMLRTTRAWTPGDRELSAQMLGALIAMAETGSPSTKALPWTPLTMKTDAKMDFDVPARMVPLDGKKLDWLVAHPATPVARSTTPDRPRD; this is encoded by the coding sequence ATGCGTAAGGTTCTTGCTTCCCTGTTGGCTGCCTCTTTGCTGGCGAGCACCTCCGCGCCCGCCGCGATGAATCCGATCGGCGGCGATCCGGTGACGATCGACAGCGGTCGCGTGTCCGGCACGATGCTGTCGTCCGGCGTGCGTGCCTATCTCGGCATTCCCTTCGCCGAGCCGCCGGTGGGCCAGCTGCGCTGGGCGGCGCCCAAGCCGGTCAAATGGGACGGCATCTTCAACGCCGATCGCAAGGGGCCGGAATGCATCCAGGTTCTGCGCCCGCACAACATCAACCATTATTTCGGCGAAGAGCCTTCGTCCGAAGACTGCCTCTACATGAACGTGTGGACGCCGCCTGCGGCGAAGCCGGGCGCGAAGCTGCCGGTGATCGTGTTCATCTATGGCGGCGGCTTCACGATCGGATCGTCGGGCATGGCCAATTATGATGGCGAGAATGTCGCCAAGGCCGGCGCTGTCTATGTGAACTTCAATTACCGGGTCGGCGCGATGGGCTTCCTCGCGCATCCCGAACTGACCGCCGAGCAGGGCGGCCATTCGGGCAATTATGCGCTGATGGATCAGGCGCTCGCGCTGAAGTGGATCCACGACAATATCGACAAGTTCGGCGGCGATCCCGCGAAGGTCCTGATCATGGGCCAGTCGGCGGGCGCGCGATCGGTGGCGCTGCAGATGTTCAATCCGATGGCGCGCGGGCTGTTCCGCGCGGCCGTCATGTCCAGCGGCTGCAATTTCGTGGGCGAGAGCCAGCTGGGCGGCACGATGATGACGTTGCCCGAGGCCGAGAAGGTCGGCCTCGCCTATCAGGAGAAACTGGGCGCGAAGAATCTGGAGGATCTGCGCGCCCTGCCGGCGGACAAGATCCTCTCGGTCCAGTCCGAGACGCAGGTGGGCGCGCGCGTCGAGGGCGTCCGCATCCAGGGCGCGATCGTCGACGGCTATGTGCTGCCCCGGCAGAATTTCGAGATGCTGGCATCGGGCGACATCGCGCGCGTGCCGATCATCGCGAGCTACAATAGCGACGATATCGACGCCGGCATGAGCCCGCTCAGCCGCGTGAAGACGGTCGCCGAATACAAGGCCACCGTGGAGAAGCTCTACGGGCCCAATGCCGAGGCCTATCTGAAGGCCTTCCCGATCGCGACCGATGCCGAGGTGCCGGCGCTCGCCAAGCGCTATGCGACGATGGCCGGGCTCGAGAAAAGCTCGCGCCAGTGCGCGCTCGCGATGCAGAAGCTGGGCGTGAACGGCTATGTCGACGAATATACGCGCAAGCATCCTTATGCGCCGGGCGTGAAGATCGCCGACCAGAATATCGAGACGGTCGGTGCCTATCACACGGCCGACATGCCATATTGGCTGAATACTCTGGATAAATATAACATGCTCCGCACCACCCGCGCCTGGACGCCGGGGGATCGGGAGCTGTCCGCCCAGATGCTCGGTGCGCTGATCGCCATGGCCGAGACGGGAAGCCCCAGCACCAAGGCTTTGCCGTGGACGCCGCTGACGATGAAGACCGACGCGAAGATGGACTTCGACGTGCCGGCCAGGATGGTGCCGCTCGACGGCAAGAAGCTCGACTGGCTGGTCGCGCACCCGGCCACGCCGGTCGCCAGGTCCACTACCCCCGACAGACCGCGCGACTGA
- a CDS encoding alpha/beta hydrolase, with protein sequence MRARRSSPTLAPRLAGACLAGLLAGAAGAQAPAPAVSDHPVVEDHYPARQVMFAGGVTGLPDLVYAQPAGFRPLTLDVYLPPRSLKPPRGGFPLILHIHGGGWSAGHSRHSGALSDFPAVLASLAAKGYVVASLNYRLSGEAPFPAAEKDVKIALRWLRARAADYRMDPDRAGVWGGSAGGHLAALAAVTCKDPTLDPVGPVRPGAIDGEGRPLPANPLAPLAGVSDCVQAAVTWYGVFDFATIDAQAKRPVAGPGGNPQTAFLGCTGGDCTAAIKAASPVSYVDPSDPPMLLIAGMADRTVPYQQTVEFEAALKAARVPVRTILIPDVDHSFIGKTPDATRDATLKALSATFAFFDQTLRDQNH encoded by the coding sequence ATGCGGGCGCGGCGCTCTTCTCCCACCCTCGCGCCGCGTCTCGCCGGCGCCTGCCTCGCGGGCCTTCTGGCCGGTGCGGCAGGCGCGCAGGCGCCGGCTCCCGCCGTCTCCGATCACCCCGTCGTCGAGGATCATTATCCCGCGCGGCAGGTGATGTTCGCGGGCGGCGTGACCGGACTGCCCGATCTCGTTTATGCCCAGCCGGCGGGCTTCCGGCCGCTGACGCTGGACGTCTATCTTCCTCCCCGAAGCCTGAAGCCGCCGCGAGGCGGCTTCCCTCTTATTCTCCATATCCACGGCGGCGGCTGGTCCGCCGGGCATAGCCGCCACTCGGGCGCGCTTTCGGACTTTCCGGCTGTCCTCGCGAGCTTGGCCGCCAAAGGCTATGTCGTCGCCTCGCTCAATTATCGGCTGAGCGGAGAAGCGCCGTTTCCGGCCGCCGAGAAGGACGTGAAGATCGCGCTGCGCTGGCTGCGCGCGCGGGCCGCCGACTATCGCATGGATCCGGACAGGGCCGGCGTCTGGGGTGGTTCGGCGGGCGGGCATCTCGCCGCGCTGGCCGCCGTCACCTGCAAGGATCCGACGCTCGATCCGGTCGGGCCGGTGCGGCCGGGCGCGATCGACGGGGAGGGGCGGCCGTTGCCGGCCAATCCGCTGGCCCCGCTCGCAGGCGTGTCCGATTGCGTGCAGGCGGCCGTCACCTGGTATGGCGTGTTCGATTTCGCCACGATCGACGCGCAGGCGAAGCGCCCCGTCGCGGGCCCGGGCGGCAATCCCCAGACCGCCTTCCTCGGCTGCACGGGGGGCGATTGCACCGCCGCGATCAAGGCGGCGAGCCCCGTGAGCTATGTCGATCCCTCCGATCCGCCGATGCTGCTGATCGCGGGCATGGCGGACCGGACCGTGCCCTATCAGCAGACCGTGGAGTTCGAAGCCGCGCTGAAGGCGGCGCGCGTGCCGGTTCGGACGATCCTGATCCCGGACGTGGACCACAGCTTCATCGGCAAGACGCCCGACGCGACGCGCGACGCGACGCTCAAGGCGCTCTCTGCCACCTTCGCCTTCTTCGACCAGACGTTACGCGACCAGAATCACTAA